In Deltaproteobacteria bacterium, a genomic segment contains:
- a CDS encoding protein kinase — protein sequence MRCLDENQAIQYVEGLLPADQDERVAAHLAECDDCRWLVTSAGAAALAEASSVAVTLQTDEAQDDAERAGDGPRDRRGEVLHQTYVITRFIGKGAMGEVYEASHTRLPKRFAVKFLSGPGVENRDAIARMRREAEVTSRLSHPHIVDVVDFNHSDDGTPFMVMDLLEGESLAERLRREGPLRDLVEVGEIVRQVTSALEAAHRQGVIHRDLKPSHLFLCRRDASGPWVKLLDFGLSKILLAREAPGGWKGQLTRVGTVLGSPGFMSPEQALGQSAEADARADIFSLGATLYKALSGCSPFVGRSLEEILAHVAHGEVQEVDSWRAIPRPIRRVIWRALRKDPAARQASMGELAEEFASAVREAQGRARAAPPELRSSTASQGRRARRGWVLALGVVALGSLGAVMAWRFGSRPVDGERSPGSRIATATTTATATATTTATTTATATTITDARVRGAVERERPAVSAERTVEPRPEPPVSDPSRVRVRTARRSAVVRSAVGQATLLVQSKEAEGGAPLWADVYLDGRMVGQTALTLRGLAAGVHRVELRRAGYRSAARRVVLEPGENARVRFALERASAANQ from the coding sequence ATGCGCTGCCTCGACGAGAACCAGGCGATCCAGTACGTCGAGGGGCTGCTTCCCGCGGACCAGGACGAGCGCGTCGCGGCGCACCTCGCCGAGTGCGACGACTGCCGCTGGCTCGTGACCTCCGCCGGTGCGGCGGCGCTCGCCGAGGCCTCCTCGGTGGCGGTCACGCTCCAGACCGACGAGGCGCAAGACGACGCCGAGCGCGCGGGGGACGGCCCGCGCGACCGTCGCGGCGAGGTGCTGCACCAGACCTACGTCATCACGCGCTTCATCGGGAAGGGGGCCATGGGAGAGGTCTACGAGGCCTCCCACACGCGGCTCCCCAAGCGCTTCGCGGTGAAGTTCCTCTCGGGACCCGGGGTCGAGAATCGCGACGCCATCGCGCGTATGCGGCGCGAGGCGGAGGTCACGAGCCGCCTCTCGCACCCGCACATCGTGGACGTGGTGGACTTCAACCACTCGGATGACGGCACGCCCTTCATGGTGATGGACCTGCTCGAGGGCGAATCGCTCGCGGAGCGCTTGCGGCGCGAGGGACCGCTGCGCGACCTCGTCGAGGTGGGGGAGATCGTGAGGCAGGTGACCTCGGCGCTCGAGGCCGCGCACCGGCAGGGGGTGATCCACCGCGACCTGAAGCCGAGTCATCTATTTCTGTGTCGACGCGACGCGAGCGGGCCGTGGGTCAAGCTCCTCGACTTCGGCCTCTCGAAGATCCTGCTCGCGCGCGAGGCGCCCGGGGGCTGGAAGGGGCAGCTCACGCGCGTCGGCACGGTGCTCGGCTCCCCCGGCTTCATGTCGCCGGAGCAGGCGCTCGGTCAGTCGGCCGAGGCGGATGCGCGCGCGGACATCTTCTCCCTCGGGGCCACGCTCTACAAGGCGCTCTCCGGCTGCTCGCCCTTCGTCGGGCGCTCGCTCGAGGAGATTCTCGCGCACGTGGCGCACGGGGAGGTGCAGGAGGTCGATAGCTGGCGCGCGATCCCGCGCCCCATCCGGCGGGTCATCTGGCGGGCGCTGCGCAAGGACCCGGCCGCGCGGCAGGCCTCGATGGGCGAGCTGGCGGAGGAGTTCGCCTCCGCCGTGCGCGAGGCGCAAGGGAGAGCCCGAGCGGCGCCGCCCGAGCTGCGGAGCTCGACGGCGTCGCAAGGGCGGCGGGCCCGGCGGGGCTGGGTCCTGGCGCTGGGCGTCGTCGCACTCGGGAGTCTCGGGGCCGTCATGGCGTGGAGGTTCGGCTCGCGTCCCGTCGACGGCGAGAGGTCACCTGGTTCGCGGATCGCGACCGCGACAACGACCGCGACCGCGACCGCGACAACGACCGCGACAACGACAGCGACAGCGACAACGATCACCGACGCGCGGGTGCGAGGGGCCGTCGAGCGGGAGCGACCGGCGGTCTCGGCGGAGAGAACGGTCGAGCCCCGACCGGAGCCGCCCGTGTCTGATCCTTCGCGCGTGCGGGTGCGTACGGCGCGGCGGAGCGCGGTGGTTCGCAGCGCGGTGGGGCAGGCCACCCTGCTCGTGCAAAGCAAGGAGGCCGAGGGGGGAGCGCCCCTCTGGGCGGACGTGTACCTCGACGGCAGGATGGTGGGGCAGACGGCGCTGACCCTGCGCGGCCTCGCCGCGGGAGTCCACCGGGTGGAGCTGCGTCGAGCGGGCTACCGCTCCGCCGCGCGGCGGGTCGTGCTCGAGCCGGGCGAGAACGCGCGCGTACGCTTTGCGCTCGAGCGCGCGTCGGCCGCGAATCAGTAG
- a CDS encoding radical SAM protein, translating into MHEPPTATRFDGDPEGLARTPTEADRAAPHPLYCIWELTLRCDLACRHCGSRAGKGRAAELSTEACLAIVEQLAEVGVREVTLLGGEAYLRTDWPTIARAISERGMICGLLSGGRNLTAERVGQAADAGVRTICISLDGLARTHDAQRGVAGSFRAALAACENVVRRGLSLVNNTQLNRLSAPELPALGQLLARLGSTGWQVQLSVPMGHAADRPAFLLQPYELLELFPLLAWVKQRILTPAGVSLFPGNNVGYFGPFEAALRYGGERGAHWTGCQAGEWVLGIEADGTVKGCSSLPSESYGKGSLSTARLATLLAETPGFAALARRGRESLSGFCRDCYYAEICRGGCCWTAHCFLGAPGNNPYCIHRALELESRGLRERVVRVAPPPGRPFDHGRFELVVEPAEDSSGEPRIGPRAPSIAGFPLDDALALTPESPGAWPAETLEAWLGII; encoded by the coding sequence ATGCACGAACCACCCACAGCCACCCGCTTCGACGGTGATCCCGAAGGCCTCGCGCGCACGCCGACCGAGGCGGATCGCGCTGCGCCGCACCCGCTCTACTGCATCTGGGAGCTCACGCTGCGCTGCGACCTCGCCTGCCGCCACTGCGGGTCGCGCGCCGGCAAGGGGCGCGCCGCGGAGCTCTCGACCGAGGCCTGCCTCGCGATCGTCGAGCAGCTGGCCGAGGTAGGCGTCCGGGAAGTAACGCTCCTCGGCGGCGAGGCGTATCTACGAACCGATTGGCCCACCATCGCGCGCGCCATCTCCGAGCGAGGGATGATCTGCGGTCTCCTCTCGGGGGGGCGCAATCTGACCGCGGAGCGCGTCGGCCAGGCCGCCGACGCCGGGGTACGCACGATCTGCATCTCGCTCGACGGGCTCGCGCGCACGCACGACGCGCAGCGGGGCGTCGCGGGCTCCTTTCGGGCAGCGCTCGCCGCCTGCGAGAACGTGGTCCGGCGGGGCCTCTCCCTCGTGAACAACACGCAGCTCAACCGGCTCTCGGCCCCCGAGCTCCCCGCGCTCGGGCAGCTCCTCGCACGCCTGGGCAGCACCGGCTGGCAGGTGCAGCTCAGCGTGCCGATGGGGCACGCCGCCGACCGACCGGCCTTCCTCCTGCAACCCTACGAGCTGCTCGAGCTCTTTCCGCTGCTCGCCTGGGTCAAGCAGCGCATCCTCACCCCCGCGGGGGTCTCGCTCTTCCCCGGCAACAACGTGGGCTACTTCGGGCCCTTCGAGGCGGCGCTGCGCTACGGCGGCGAACGAGGCGCGCACTGGACCGGTTGCCAGGCGGGAGAGTGGGTGCTCGGCATCGAGGCCGACGGTACCGTCAAGGGCTGCTCGTCCCTCCCCTCGGAGAGTTACGGCAAGGGCTCGCTTTCCACCGCGCGCCTCGCCACCTTGCTCGCCGAGACGCCGGGGTTCGCCGCGCTCGCGCGACGCGGACGCGAGAGCCTCTCCGGCTTCTGTCGCGACTGCTACTACGCCGAGATCTGCCGCGGCGGCTGCTGCTGGACCGCGCACTGCTTCCTCGGCGCCCCCGGGAACAACCCGTACTGCATCCACCGGGCCCTCGAGCTCGAGAGCCGCGGCCTGCGCGAGCGCGTCGTACGCGTGGCGCCCCCGCCCGGGCGGCCCTTCGATCACGGTCGCTTCGAGCTGGTCGTGGAGCCCGCGGAGGACTCCTCCGGCGAGCCCCGGATCGGGCCCCGCGCGCCGTCCATCGCCGGTTTCCCGCTCGACGACGCGCTGGCGCTCACGCCGGAGAGCCCCGGCGCGTGGCCCGCGGAGACCCTCGAGGCCTGGCTCGGCATTATTTGA
- a CDS encoding NADP-dependent malic enzyme produces the protein MIRPEDVFAYHSGGRPGKIQVVPTKPLLTQRDLSLAYTPGVAQPCLEIQRDPELAFAYTAKGNLVAVVSNGTAVLGLGAIGAQAGKPVMEGKGCLFKKFADIDVFDLEVDSLDPDELINIVAKLEPTFGGINLEDIKAPECFYIEEELKRRMGIPVFHDDQHGTAIISGAALLNAAELQGKPMSELKLVVSGAGAAGIACTRFFVTLGVKKENVILCDSTGVIYEGRAEGMNPYKAQFASHTRARTLAQAFEGADVFLGYSVGGTVTPAMVQSMADRPIVFALANPTPEISYEEARASRPDVIVATGRSDFPNQVNNVLGFPAIFRGALDVQAREINEAMMVAAAHALASLAREEVPASVQAAYGGQTLRFGPDYIIPKPFDPRVLTWEAPAVAQAAMETGVARRRVDLEAYRLQLEDRVYGRVHLEMRKIRQQARQAPKWVVFPEGESETILRAVRILVDEGLARPILLGRRSRVEQQMARLGLEFGNKVEVLHPSEHPRFEEYCRRYSELRARRGVTLEEAHYRLRASRTHYAMMMLRELEVDAAVLGLTTHYPEALRPVLEVIGLRPGVTRACSMHMLVLQHEVKFFADCTVNVDPTAEQVAEIALLTAEKVAELGVTPRLAMISFSNFGSSPQASSRKMARATELVRAARPELEVDGEMQVDVALDFELQRRLYPFCRLTGPANTLVFPNLDTGQSCYKMMSQLGHAEVVGPILLGLERPVEVMQRADSVDAVVRMAALATVSAQRDPTVAAPGALCLLPGA, from the coding sequence ATGATTCGCCCCGAAGACGTGTTTGCGTACCACTCGGGCGGGCGCCCGGGAAAGATCCAGGTCGTCCCGACCAAGCCGCTCCTCACCCAGCGCGACCTCTCGCTGGCCTACACGCCCGGCGTCGCCCAGCCCTGCCTCGAGATCCAGCGCGACCCGGAGCTCGCCTTCGCCTACACCGCCAAGGGCAACCTCGTGGCCGTCGTGAGCAACGGCACCGCGGTCCTCGGCCTCGGCGCGATCGGAGCCCAGGCGGGCAAGCCGGTGATGGAGGGCAAGGGGTGCCTGTTCAAGAAGTTCGCCGACATCGACGTCTTCGATCTGGAGGTGGACTCGCTCGACCCGGACGAGCTGATCAACATCGTGGCCAAGCTCGAGCCGACCTTCGGCGGGATCAACCTCGAGGACATCAAGGCCCCCGAGTGCTTCTACATCGAGGAGGAGCTCAAGCGCCGGATGGGCATCCCGGTCTTTCATGACGACCAGCACGGCACCGCGATCATCAGCGGCGCCGCCCTCCTGAACGCGGCGGAGCTCCAGGGCAAGCCGATGTCCGAGCTCAAGCTCGTCGTCTCGGGCGCGGGCGCGGCCGGCATCGCCTGCACGCGCTTCTTCGTCACGCTCGGCGTGAAGAAGGAGAACGTGATCCTCTGCGACTCGACCGGGGTGATCTACGAGGGGCGCGCCGAGGGGATGAACCCCTACAAGGCGCAGTTCGCGAGCCACACGCGCGCGCGGACCCTGGCCCAGGCCTTCGAGGGGGCGGACGTCTTCCTCGGTTACTCGGTCGGGGGCACGGTCACGCCGGCGATGGTCCAGTCCATGGCCGACCGCCCGATCGTCTTCGCGCTGGCCAATCCGACGCCCGAGATCTCCTACGAGGAGGCCCGCGCCTCGCGCCCCGACGTGATCGTGGCCACCGGGCGCAGCGACTTCCCGAATCAGGTGAACAACGTGCTCGGCTTCCCGGCCATCTTCCGCGGCGCGCTCGACGTGCAGGCCCGCGAGATCAACGAGGCGATGATGGTCGCCGCGGCGCACGCGCTCGCGAGTCTGGCCCGGGAGGAGGTGCCGGCGTCCGTCCAGGCGGCCTACGGGGGGCAGACCCTGCGCTTCGGGCCGGACTACATCATCCCCAAGCCCTTCGACCCGCGCGTCCTGACCTGGGAGGCGCCGGCGGTGGCGCAGGCCGCGATGGAGACCGGCGTGGCGCGACGGCGCGTGGACCTCGAGGCCTACCGGCTGCAGCTCGAGGACCGCGTCTACGGGCGCGTGCACCTCGAGATGCGCAAGATCCGCCAGCAGGCGAGGCAGGCGCCCAAGTGGGTGGTCTTCCCCGAGGGGGAGTCGGAGACGATCCTGCGCGCGGTGCGCATCCTGGTGGACGAAGGGCTCGCGCGGCCGATCCTCCTCGGCCGTCGCTCGCGGGTCGAGCAGCAGATGGCTCGCCTCGGGCTCGAGTTCGGCAACAAGGTGGAGGTCCTGCACCCCTCGGAGCACCCGCGCTTCGAGGAGTACTGCCGGCGCTACTCGGAGCTCCGCGCGCGACGGGGGGTGACGCTCGAGGAGGCGCACTACCGGCTGCGCGCGAGCCGCACGCACTACGCGATGATGATGCTCCGCGAGCTCGAGGTGGACGCCGCGGTGCTGGGCCTGACCACGCACTATCCCGAGGCGCTGCGGCCGGTCCTCGAGGTGATCGGGCTGCGACCGGGCGTCACGCGGGCCTGCAGCATGCACATGCTGGTCCTGCAGCACGAGGTGAAGTTCTTCGCCGATTGCACCGTCAACGTGGACCCCACCGCCGAGCAGGTGGCGGAGATCGCGCTCCTCACGGCGGAGAAGGTAGCCGAGCTCGGCGTGACGCCGCGCCTCGCGATGATCTCGTTCTCCAACTTCGGTTCGTCGCCGCAGGCGAGCTCGCGCAAGATGGCGCGCGCCACGGAGCTCGTGCGCGCCGCGCGGCCCGAGCTGGAGGTGGACGGCGAGATGCAGGTGGACGTGGCGCTCGACTTCGAGCTCCAGCGACGGCTCTACCCCTTCTGCCGGCTGACCGGACCGGCGAACACGCTCGTCTTCCCGAACCTCGACACGGGGCAGTCCTGTTACAAGATGATGAGCCAGCTCGGACACGCCGAGGTCGTGGGGCCGATCCTCCTCGGGCTGGAGCGACCGGTGGAGGTCATGCAGCGCGCCGACTCGGTGGACGCGGTGGTGCGCATGGCGGCCCTCGCCACCGTCTCGGCGCAGCGGGACCCGACCGTCGCCGCCCCCGGGGCGCTCTGCCTGCTACCGGGAGCGTAG
- a CDS encoding C-type lectin domain-containing protein, whose translation MNPPPPATPDAARPVQTPIEPAPDLGRPPDARTPDAPQPDVGPPNPCVGQEFPFNGHCYSMLGYKWIDFATAKAICAQVKAQVASIGSAAENDFIFSLMPLFVQSAWIGLERKPGNLSEFTWPSGEPVTFKKWTPGEPNNSKGIEQCAIMFGAYKNDPSLHGKWNDVPCVEPPRDSVICERVPPATPPTGP comes from the coding sequence GTGAATCCGCCACCACCGGCTACGCCCGACGCGGCGCGGCCGGTACAGACGCCCATCGAGCCCGCCCCCGACCTCGGGCGGCCCCCCGACGCCCGCACCCCCGACGCGCCGCAGCCGGACGTCGGGCCGCCGAACCCGTGCGTGGGGCAGGAGTTCCCCTTCAACGGGCACTGCTACTCGATGCTCGGCTACAAGTGGATCGACTTCGCCACGGCCAAGGCCATCTGCGCGCAGGTCAAGGCGCAGGTCGCGAGCATCGGCTCGGCCGCGGAGAACGATTTCATCTTCAGCCTCATGCCGCTCTTCGTGCAGTCGGCGTGGATCGGCCTCGAGCGCAAGCCGGGGAACCTGTCCGAGTTCACCTGGCCGAGCGGCGAGCCGGTCACGTTCAAGAAGTGGACGCCGGGCGAGCCCAACAACTCGAAGGGGATCGAGCAGTGCGCGATCATGTTCGGCGCGTACAAGAACGATCCGTCGCTGCACGGCAAGTGGAACGACGTCCCGTGCGTCGAGCCGCCCCGCGATTCGGTGATCTGCGAGCGCGTCCCGCCCGCCACGCCGCCCACCGGCCCCTGA